A portion of the Oxynema aestuarii AP17 genome contains these proteins:
- the psbC gene encoding photosystem II reaction center protein CP43: protein MVVSGRDQESTGFAWWSGNARLINLSGKLLGAHVAHAGLIVFWAGAMTIFEVAHFIPEKPMYEQGLILLPHLATLGWGVGPGGEVIDTFPYFVVGVLHLISSAVLGVGGIYHALRGPETLEEYSSFFGYDWRDKNQMTNIIGYHLILLGCGALLLVAKAMFFGGVYDTWAPGGGDVRVITNPTLNPAVIFGYLTLSPFGGEGWIVSVNNMEDIIGGHIWIGLICIAGGVWHILTKPFGWVRRAFIWSGEAYLSYSLGALSMMGFIASGFVWFNNTAYPSEFYGPTNAEASQAQALTFLVRDQRLGANIGSAQGPTGLGKYLMRSPTGEIIFGGETMRFWDFQGPWLEPLRGPNGLDLNKLKNDIQPWQIRRAAEYMTHAPNGSINSVGGIITDINGFNFVNPRAWLAAAHFILGFFFLIGHLWHAGRARAAAAGFEKGIDRSDEPVLSMTNLD from the coding sequence ATGGTCGTCAGCGGACGCGACCAAGAATCCACGGGTTTTGCCTGGTGGTCTGGTAACGCCCGTCTGATCAACCTATCCGGTAAATTACTCGGCGCACACGTCGCCCATGCTGGCTTAATTGTTTTCTGGGCTGGAGCAATGACCATTTTTGAGGTCGCTCACTTCATCCCCGAAAAACCAATGTACGAGCAGGGCTTGATCCTGCTGCCTCACTTGGCAACCTTGGGCTGGGGTGTCGGCCCTGGCGGTGAAGTCATCGATACCTTCCCGTATTTTGTCGTCGGCGTCCTACACCTGATTTCCTCTGCCGTCCTCGGCGTCGGTGGCATTTACCACGCCCTGCGCGGTCCGGAAACCCTCGAAGAATACTCTTCTTTCTTCGGGTACGACTGGCGCGACAAAAACCAAATGACCAACATCATCGGGTATCACCTGATCCTGTTGGGTTGCGGTGCCTTGTTGTTAGTCGCTAAAGCGATGTTCTTTGGCGGCGTTTACGACACCTGGGCTCCCGGTGGCGGTGACGTGCGCGTCATCACCAACCCGACCTTGAACCCGGCGGTCATTTTCGGTTATCTGACCCTTTCGCCTTTTGGTGGTGAGGGCTGGATTGTCAGCGTCAACAACATGGAAGATATCATCGGCGGTCATATCTGGATCGGTCTGATCTGCATCGCGGGTGGTGTCTGGCACATTCTCACCAAGCCGTTCGGCTGGGTTCGTCGCGCCTTCATCTGGTCCGGCGAAGCCTACCTCTCCTACAGCTTGGGTGCCCTGTCGATGATGGGCTTTATTGCCTCGGGTTTTGTCTGGTTCAACAACACCGCTTATCCGAGTGAATTCTACGGTCCGACCAACGCCGAAGCGTCTCAAGCTCAAGCGCTCACCTTCTTGGTGCGCGACCAACGCTTGGGTGCCAACATCGGTTCCGCTCAAGGCCCGACGGGTCTGGGTAAATACCTGATGCGCTCTCCCACGGGTGAAATCATCTTCGGTGGTGAAACGATGCGCTTCTGGGACTTCCAAGGCCCATGGCTCGAACCCCTGCGCGGACCGAACGGTCTCGACCTCAACAAACTCAAAAATGACATTCAGCCCTGGCAAATCCGCCGCGCGGCTGAGTACATGACTCACGCTCCCAACGGTTCGATCAACTCCGTGGGCGGCATTATCACCGACATCAACGGCTTTAACTTCGTCAACCCCCGTGCGTGGTTGGCGGCGGCTCACTTCATCCTCGGTTTCTTCTTCTTAATCGGTCACCTGTGGCACGCGGGACGCGCCCGTGCGGCGGCGGCTGGTTTTGAGAAAGGGATCGACCGGAGTGACGAACCCGTGTTGTCGATGACCAACCTCGACTAA
- the psbD gene encoding photosystem II D2 protein (photosystem q(a) protein), which translates to MTIAVGRAQTERGWFDVLDDWLKRDRFVFIGWSGLLLFPCAYLALGAWLTGTTFVTSWYTHGLASSYLEGCNFLTVAVSTPPNSLGHSLLFLWGPEAQGDFTRWCQLGGLWTFTALHGAFGLIGFCLRQLEIARLVGVRPYNGLAFTGPIAVFVSVFLMYPLGQSGWFFAPSFGVAAIFRFLLFLQGFHNWTLNPFHMMGVAGVLGGALLCAIHGATVENTLFEDGDKANTFRAFEPTQAEETYSMVTANRFWSQIFGIAFSNKRWLHFFMLFVPVTGLWMSSIGIVGLALNLRAYDFVSQELRAAEDPEFETFYTKNILLNEGIRSWMAPQDQPHQNFEFPEEVLPRGNAL; encoded by the coding sequence ATGACAATTGCAGTTGGACGCGCACAGACAGAGCGAGGATGGTTTGACGTCCTCGACGACTGGCTGAAACGCGATCGCTTCGTCTTCATCGGCTGGTCCGGCCTGCTGCTGTTCCCCTGCGCCTACCTGGCCCTGGGAGCTTGGCTCACCGGAACCACCTTCGTCACCTCCTGGTACACCCACGGACTGGCCTCCTCCTACCTGGAAGGCTGCAACTTCCTCACCGTGGCCGTTTCCACCCCTCCCAACAGCTTGGGTCACTCCCTGCTGTTCCTCTGGGGTCCGGAAGCTCAAGGAGACTTCACTCGCTGGTGTCAACTCGGCGGCTTGTGGACGTTTACCGCCCTCCACGGCGCTTTCGGCCTGATCGGCTTCTGCCTGCGTCAGCTCGAAATCGCCCGTCTCGTCGGCGTTCGTCCTTACAACGGCTTGGCCTTCACCGGCCCGATTGCCGTGTTCGTCAGCGTCTTCTTGATGTACCCCTTGGGACAGTCCGGTTGGTTCTTCGCCCCCAGCTTCGGCGTGGCGGCGATCTTCCGCTTCCTGCTGTTCCTGCAAGGGTTCCACAACTGGACCCTCAATCCCTTCCACATGATGGGAGTGGCCGGGGTTCTCGGTGGGGCGCTTTTGTGTGCCATTCACGGTGCAACCGTGGAAAACACCTTGTTTGAAGACGGCGACAAAGCCAACACCTTCCGCGCTTTCGAGCCGACCCAAGCGGAAGAAACCTACTCGATGGTGACCGCCAACCGTTTCTGGTCTCAAATCTTCGGGATTGCCTTCTCCAACAAACGTTGGTTGCACTTCTTCATGCTGTTCGTCCCGGTCACGGGCCTGTGGATGTCTTCGATTGGCATTGTCGGCTTGGCCCTGAACCTGCGCGCTTACGACTTCGTTTCTCAGGAGTTGCGCGCGGCGGAAGACCCCGAATTTGAAACCTTCTACACCAAGAACATTTTGTTGAACGAGGGGATCCGTTCTTGGATGGCTCCTCAAGACCAACCGCATCAGAATTTCGAGTTCCCCGAAGAAGTTCTGCCTCGCGGTAACGCTCTGTAA
- a CDS encoding photosystem I assembly protein Ycf4 yields MTSQSMVTGDRVLRKPIVGSRRLSNYLLATVVSVGGIGFLLAGLSSYLRVNLLPFANPTQLIFVPQGLVMSLYGIAAVLLALYLWLTILWDVGGGYNEFNRETGQVQIFRLGFPGKNRKIDITYPLDEVQSVSVDIKEGLNPRRALYLNVKGRNPIPLTRVGQPMSLSEIENEAAELARFMGVPLEGL; encoded by the coding sequence ATGACTAGCCAAAGTATGGTGACGGGCGATCGCGTCTTACGCAAGCCAATTGTAGGGTCTCGCCGCTTGAGTAACTACCTGTTGGCCACTGTCGTGTCGGTCGGCGGCATCGGCTTTCTCTTAGCAGGTCTTTCCAGTTATCTGCGAGTTAACCTACTTCCCTTTGCCAATCCCACCCAACTGATTTTCGTTCCCCAGGGATTGGTGATGAGTCTTTATGGAATTGCCGCCGTGTTGTTGGCGCTCTACCTGTGGCTGACGATCTTGTGGGATGTCGGTGGCGGTTACAACGAGTTCAATCGCGAAACGGGCCAAGTGCAAATTTTTCGCTTGGGATTTCCGGGCAAAAATCGCAAAATCGATATTACTTATCCCCTCGATGAGGTGCAGTCGGTCAGCGTGGACATTAAGGAAGGACTCAATCCCCGTCGCGCGCTGTACCTGAACGTCAAAGGACGCAATCCCATTCCCCTGACTCGGGTCGGTCAACCGATGTCCCTGTCGGAAATCGAAAATGAGGCCGCCGAGTTGGCTCGCTTTATGGGCGTTCCCCTCGAAGGTTTGTAA